The nucleotide sequence AGGGGGAGGTGTTTTCCTTCGTGCGCAGCGCCGCGGAAAGGTTCCTTTCCCGCACCGTAAGGACCCCTTCTCCCCCCTCCTCCGGAGACGACCTCCCCCTCAGCCCCTCTCCTAAAATCTTCTCCGCCCGGGCCGGTGAAGAAAAGCGCTCTCTCAAGGTGGGGGAGGATACCCTTCCCTTCCGGGAACCCGTTTCCCGTAAGGAAGGATTCCGCTTTCTGGGACTCCTTAGGGACACTTACGCCCTCTTCGAGGTGGAAGAGGGGGTGCTTTTTCTGGACTTTCACGCCGCCCACGAGCGTCTCCTTTTCGAGGAATGGCGTGATCGGGGGGGAGAGGCCGAGGAACTTCTCTTCCCGGCGGTGTTCGAGCTTTCCGAGGAAGCCCGCGAGAGGCTCGCCCTTCTCGGGGAGGCCCTGGAGAAGGCGGGCTTTCGGGTGCGCGAGGCGGGTCCCCGGGAGATTGTGGTGGAGGCGGTTCCCCGGGGGGGCGGTTTTCCCGCGGCCGAGGAATTGCGGGGCCTGCTCGAGGAGGGGATCTCCCCCGAGAGTTTCCGGGATAAGTTCGCGGCCCGGCTGGCCTGTCGGCTGGCCCGGAAGGCCGGAGAACGCCCGGAGCCCCGGGAAGCCGAGGAGCTTCTCCGGAAGGTCCGGGAAAAAGGCCTCGAACGCTGCCCCCACGGCCGTCCCCTTTTCTGGCTGGTGAGCTGGCATGAGCTGGAAAGACGCCTCGGACGCAAGGTCTAAAAAGATCCTGGCGGTGGTGGGGCCCACCGGGGTGGGCAAAACCGCTCTGGGAATAGAACTGGCCGAGCGCTTCGGCGGAGAGATCGTAAACTTCGATTCCGTCCAGGTTTACCGGTACCTCGATATCGGAACGGCCAAGCCCACCCCAGAGGAACGGGCCCGGGTGCCGCATCATCTAATCGACATCCTGGAGCCGGACGAACCCTTCAACGCCGCGGCCTTCGTGGAAAGAGCCGATTGCGTCATCGCCGAAATAGTCGCCCGGGGAAAAGTCCCCATCCTGGTGGGGGGGACGGGTCTTTACCTGCGGGCCCTGTTGCACGGGCTTTTCCCGGTGGAGGTTCCGGAGGAGCTCCGGCGGACCCTGAGGGAAAGGCTAAAACGGGAAGGGCTTTCCGTTCTTTATCAGGAACTCAGACGGCGGGACCCCGAGGCCGCCCGGCGTATCCATCCCCACGATCGGGTGCGGGTGCTGAGGGCCCTTGAGGTGTGTCTGGCCACCGGAAAGACCTTTTCCGAAATGGTGCGGACCCACGCCTTCCGCGAGCGTCGCTATAAGGCCCTCAAGATCGGGCTTCACCTTCCCCGGGACGAGCTCTATCGCCGGCTGAACGAACGGGTGGATCGCATGCTCGAGGCCGGCCTCCTCGAGGAGGTGAAAGCCCTTCTTGAAAGGGGATTCTCCCCGGAGCTCAAGCCCCTCCAATCCATAGGCTACCGCCACATGATCGCCTACCTTAAAGGGGAGGTCTCCCTGGAGGAGGCCGTGCGGCTCATGAAAAGGGACACCCGTCGCTACGCTAAACGCCAGCTCACCTGGTTTAGGGCCGATCCCGAGGTAAAATGGTTCCTCCCCACCGAACGGGAAGGGATTTTCGCGGAGGTGGAGAGATTTCTATTGGAGGTTTGAATTTCCAGATAATTGTAATTTTTAGACGCAAGGTTGAAAAAATAGAAAATCCATTGTATTTACCACTCTAAATTTCCCCATAGAGGTGATGAGGATGGAAGAAAGGAAGTTATTCGCTCCCTCTCCCAAGAAGGTGGCGGACAAAACGAAGACTCCCGAGGAGACCATCGTCGAGGTGGAGGAGGCCTTTCGCCGCAGCGGGCTACGGGTCTTCCGGGAACTGCGTCGCATTGACAAGGGGCGATTGGGGATTCCCGTGTACATAAGCATTTACGACCTGGATGGACAGAAGACCACCGGAAATTACAAGCAGATGGGCAAGGGGGCCACGGACGAGCTTTCCCGGGCTAGTGCCCTCATGGAACTGGTGGAGCGTTTCTCTCTTTTTTCCTTCGTAAAGGGACGGGCTCGTGAGCGGCTTTCCACTCTGGCGGAACTCGGGGAAGGAACTCTTTCGGTGGAGGAACTCCTCGAGTCCGTGGACGATCCGGAAAAGGACAGCCGGGTGCACGATCTCCTGAGGAGGGTCCTTCCGGAGGTGCCTTTCCACATGGTTCCGGCCCTGGATGTGGCTGAACGCCGTCCGGTGCAGATTCCCTTTTACTGGTTCTGGATCCTTTACGAATACAACGGTTCAGCCGCCGGAAACACCTACGCCGAAGCCGCGGTTCAGGCCACCTGTGAGCTTATTGAGAGGCATGTCTCCGCTCTTTCCCATCGTCTGCGGGCCCCCATGCCGGAAATCCGCCGGGAATCCATCTCCGGGGAGGGGGATCGCCTGTGCCGGTGTTTCGAGCGACTGGGGATTCGGCTCTGGATTCGGGACATGACCTACGGTATGCCGGTGCCCACCGTAGCCGCCATGGCCATGGATCCCTCCACCTTCCCCGAGCGGAGCGAGATCGTTTACGCCTCGGGGACGGGAACCAGTCCCGAAAGGGCTCTCATTCGGACCCTTACGGAGATAGCCCAGCTGGCCGGTGACTTTGACACCGACGGACGATACCTGGAAAGTGCCCTCCCCAAATTTGCGGACCTGGAGGAAGCCTCCTATGTGACCGATAAGTCCGGGGAGCTGGATCTTTCGGATCTTCCCAACATCTTCGCCTCGGATCACACCGTGGAGTTGGAAACCCTGGCCCGGGAGCTTCGCGAGAGGGGATATCGGCTCTTCATGGTGGATATCGGTCATCCCGACCTGAATCTTCCCGCGGTTTACGCGATAATCCCCGGGGCCCTTTTCCGGGAACGGACCCGCATTTCACCTCTTTATCATCTGGTTCGTACCGTGGCCCTGTATCTTCCGGGGAACAAGGCCCTTCCCATCATCCGGACTCTGCTGGAGGAGGTAAGGGATCGATACTATCTCTGGGGATACTACGGGAAGCTTCTTGCCGAGGAGGGGAACGCGCAGGAGGCCCTTCGGGCCCTGGAGAAGGCTCTTTCCTGCGGGCCGGATCCCGCGGATCGGCCGGCCCTGATGGCTCATCTCGCTGAGGTGAACCTGCGCCTTGAGCGCTACGCCGAGGCTCGAAAGGCCGCGGAGGAGGGACTGGCGATTACGGACATCCCCGAACTCTGGAATCTCCTGGGACGGGCCTGTTTCAAACTCAGGGATTATACGGATGCTCTGGCCGCTTTTCTGCGGGCGGTGGAACTGGAACCCTCTTCCGCGGTGGATTACGCCAACGCGGGTTATTGCCTGCGGGAGCTGGGGGCTCCCTCCGAGGCCCGACGGTTTTTCGAAATGGCCCTTTCTCTGGATCCCACTTTGAAAATGGCCCGGGAGGGGTTAGAGTGGTGTGAGAGCCGTACGAGAGAGGAGGGCTCCCATGTATAAAAGAGGTCTGGTTTTACGGTTTCCGGCCGAGGTGGTGGATCAGCCCATCGTCTGGCGTCTGGTCAAGGATTTCGACCTCTCCTTCAACATTCTGAAGGCCACCATCCTCCCCGGAAAGGAAGGCATCATGGTGATGGAGCTTTCCGGGCACCCCAAAAAGGTGTCGCAGGGGCTCGAGTACCTGCGCGGGCTGGGGGTGGAGGTCAGGCCCATCGGGCAGGAGATCCGGCGCCGGGAGGACCTCTGTATCCACTGCGGCTCCTGTACGGCGGTCTGTCCCACGGGAGCCCTTTCGGTCAACCGTGAAACTATGGAGGTGGTCTTCGATCCCGACCGTTGCAGCGCGTGCGGCATGTGCGTCACCGCCTGCGTGGTGCGGGCCATGGAGGTGCGACTTGAACGCGAAGCCCTATGATCGCGGTGGCCATCTCCGGGGGGGTGGACAGTGCCTTTGCGGCCTGGGCCCTCTCCCGGACCCAAAAGGTCTTCCTCCTTCACGGCCTCTTCGTGCCGGAAGCCTCTGATCCGGAAAGACCCCTCCGCATAGCCGAGTTCCTGGGGCTCCCCCTTCGGGTGGTGGATCTGCGCCGGGAGTTCCGGGAAAGGGTTATCCGTTACTTCCGGGAGGCCTACGCCCGGGGGCTAACCCCCAATCCCTGCGTGATCTGCAATAGAGAAATCAAGTTCGGGCTGCTGCTGGCGAAGGCCCGGGAACTGGGTGCCGAAAGACTGGCCACCGGTCATTACGCCCGGGTGGTCTACGACGCGAACCTTAAGCGCTATCTTCTTCTAAAGGGGCGGGATCCCCGCAAGGACCAGAGCTATTTTTTACATCAGCTCTCCCAGGAGGCCCTCTCCAGGGTGGTCTTTCCCCTGGGGAAGCTCCTCAAGGAGGAGGTCGTCCGCGAGGCCGTCCGCATCGGTCTTTTCAACCTCACGGCTCCGGAGAGCCAGGAGGTCTGTTTCATTCGGGGGGATTACAGGGAACTTTTCGCGGACCTGGACTTCCCCCCCGGGGACATAGTGACCGTGGACGGTAGGGTAGTGGGGCGCCATCGGGGGCTTTATGCCTACACCGTGGGACAGAGACGGGGGCTCGGGCTGAGGCTGGGGCGTCCCTACTATGTGGTGAGGCTGGATGCCCGGAGAAACCGGGTCGTCGTGGGGGAAAAGAAGGATCTTTTCTGCCGGAGTTTTCTCGTGGGCGGGGTGAACTTCATCTATCCCCTGGATCCGGGAAGGCCCTTTCGGGCGGAGGTGCGGATCCGCTACCGTCACCGGGAGGCCCCGGCGGAAGTGCAACCCTTGGCGGACGGCCTTTACCGGGTAATATGGGAAAGACCCCAGAAGGCCGTGACGCCCGGGCAGTTTGCGGTCTTTTACCGGGGGGATCTGGTGCTTGGTGGGGGAGAGATCCTTCCGGAGGAGGACGATGGCCAGGATCAGGTTTCTTCCGTTTGAGGTGGAGGTAGAGGCCGAGGAGGGGGAAAATGTCCTTCATGCGGCCATGCGGGTCGGGGTGCACATCAACGCCTCGTGCGGAGGGGCGGGGGTGTGCAATAAGTGCCGGGTGTTTTTGGAGGAAGGACGCGCACGCGGAGAGGAACTTCCGGACGGGGGCTACAAGGCCTGCACCCTCGTCCCGGATACCGATCTCGTGGTGCGGGTGCCGGTGGAGAGCCATCTGGATCGGCGCGCCCTCCTGCGGGCTCCCAAGCGCCGGGCCACCGCCTGGCTGGCCGCCGCCGAACTGCGAGCCGTCTCCCCGGAGCCGGCCTTCCGGCGCGTCTTCCTCGAGCTTCCGCCCCCGGACCTCTCCGACAACCTCCCCGACCTCCGCCGGCTGAAAAGGGCCCTCCGGGAAAGGACGGGGACGGAGCCGGAGGCGGAATGGAATCTTCTCCGCTCCCTTCCCCATGTGCTGCGGGAGGAGAACTTCCGGGTCACGGTGGGTCTCTACGACCACCCTGAAAGAAACCTCCCGGTGATAAGGCAGGTCTGGCCGGGAGATCGATCCGGCCGGGGACTTGCCGCCGCTGTGGACATAGGCACCACCACCCTGTGCGCGGAACTGGTGGACCTTCGCGAGGGACGGGTGCTGGCGGAGACCTCGGATTACAATCCGCAGATCAGTTACGGCGAGGATGTAATAAGCCGCATCGAATTCGCCCGGCGGGAAAAGGGTCTGGCTCTTCTTTCCGAAAAGGTGCGAGATCGGGTGGGCGGACTCATCAGGGAACTGTGCGAGAAGGCCGGAGTGGCTCCGGAAGACCTCGACCTCGTTTCGCTGGCCGGCAACACGGTGATGACCCATCTCTTTCTGGGACTTGAACCGCGTTTCCTCCGGGAGAGTCCTTATGTGCCGGTGGCGGCCTTTTATCCTCCGGTTCCGGCGCGGGAGCTCGGTCTTCCCGTCGCCGAGGGGGCCATGGCGGAATTCGCCCCCTCGGTGGCCAGTTATGTAGGGGGCGACATCGTGGCCGGGGTGGTGGCCACCGGATTTTTCGAGGAGGAACCCCTCACGCTTTTCATCGACATCGGGACCAACGGGGAGATCGTGGTGGGTAATCGAGACTTTCTGGCCTGCGCGGCCTGTTCGGCGGGGCCGGCGTTCGAGGGTGGAGGGATCCGCCACGGAATGCGGGCCACCTCCGGGGCCATCGAGGCCGTGCACATAAATCCTCATACCCTTGAGCCCATGATCCTCACCATAGGAGGTAAGCGAGCCAAGGGAATCTGCGGTTCGGGGATCATCGCCCTTCTCGCCAACCTCTTTCTCACCGGTCTCGTGGATCGATCCGGAAAGTATCGCCGGGATCTGGATCATCCCCGACTCCGGGAGGGCCGGGACGGGTGGGAGTATGTGGTGGTGTGGGCGGAGGAGTCCGCCACCGGGGAGGACATCGTTTTCACGGAGGCCGACATCGACAATCTGATCCGGGCCAAGGGAGCCATGTTTGCGGGCTATCAGACCCTGCTTGAGTCGGTGGGACTTTCGGTGGAAGCGGTGGAGCGGGTCATTCTGGCGGGAAACTTCGGAAGTTATCTCGACCTGGAACAGGCCATCACCATCGGCTTGCTTCCGGATCTTCCTCGGGATAGATTTTTCTTTGCGGGTAACAGCAGTTTACTGGGGGCGCGGCTCATGGCCCTTTCCCGAAAGTATCGGGAAAAGGCGGTGGAGGTGGCGCGGATGATGACCCACTTCGAGCTCTCCGCTCATCCCGGATACATGGATTACTACATGTCGGCGCTGTTTCTGCCGCACACGAACATAGAATTCTTTCCTTCGGTCAAGGAGAAGCTGGAGGAGTAGGGTGCGGGTGGGCCCGGCCGAGGTTCGGGTGGTCGGAAATTTTTACCCGTCTTCCGGCGGTAGGGGCACCCGACCGGACGAGCCGGCGGAGGTTTCTCGCGGGACGGAGGGGGGAACCTTCCGGCAGAAGAATCCCGCGGTTTCCGACCGGGAGGAAGACTGGCGCGTTCTCATGGAGATAGCCCGTCTGCGGCGCATCGATCAGATGGTTCGGGCCCACGAGCGGGCTCACCTCGTGGCCGGAGGGGACATCGTCAGAAGCGGCCCCCATTATGTTTACCGACGGGGGCCGGACGGAAAACTCTACGCGGTGGGAGGAGATGTGACCATAGACACCTCCCCGGTGCCGGGGGACCCGGAGGCCACCCTGCGCAAGGCGGAAAAGATCGTGCGGGCCGCCCTCGCTCCCCTGGATCCCTCGCCTCAGGACATAAGGGTGGCCATGAGGGCACAGATGATGGCCATGCAGGCCCGTCTCGAACTGGCCCGCGAAAGGATGGAGGTTAAGGGTGAGGAAAATCGCTCCTGAGGCTTTTCCCTTTCTTCTTCCCCTGGCGGGGCTTGCGGGACTTTCGGTCCTGCTGCGGCGCCCCCGGATGGCCCTCGTCGCCGGAGGGCTTTCCGGGGCGGTGAGCTGGTTCTTCCGCGATCCTCACCGGGAACCGGTGCTGGATCGCGAGGCCCTCGTCTCTCCCGCCGACGGGGTGGTGGTTACGGTCCGCTATTTAACGGAACACGAGGATTTCGAGGGGCCGGTTTTTCGGGTGGGAATCTTCATGCGGATCTTTGATGTGCATGTCAACCGGGCCCCGGTTTCCGGACGGGTGCTCAAGGTGGCCGAGGCCCGAGGGGAGAAGCTCCCCGCTCAGCGGGAGGAGGCCTTTCGTCGCAACGAGAAACGCTTTTACTGGTTTGAGCGGGACGACGGGGTGCCGGTGCTCATGGTGCAGGTGGCCGGGCTGCTGGCCCGACGCACGGTGAGCTATGTGCGCCCCGGGGACGAGGTGCTGGTGGGGGATCGGGTGGGGATCATCAAGTTCGGGTCCCGGGTGGAGGTCTTTTTCCCGGCCGAAGGGGCCCGAATCCTGGTGAGGGAGGGACACCGGGTGCGGGCCGGGGAAACCCCCCTGGCCCTGATCCCCTGGAGGAACCCTTGAGGAAGATCGCGCTTCTTCCGCACATCTTCACCACCGGGAACCTCTTTGCCGGGTTTTTCGCCCTGGTCTCGGCCCTTTCGGGAAAGATCACCGTGGCCTCGTGGGCCATCTTCGTGGCCATGATCTGCGATGTTCTGGACGGACGCCTGGCCCGGCTCACCTCCTCGGCCACCCGCTTCGGCATGGAATACGACTCCCTCTGCGACATGGTCTCCTTCGGGGTGGCCCCGGGGCTTCTGGCCTACGAGTTCGCCCTGAAACCTTACGGGAGATACGGATGGCTTGCCGCCTTCATCTATGTGGCCTGTACGGCCCTGCGGCTGGCCCGCTTCAATGTGGAAGAGCCCGGAGTCAAGGCCTACTTCAAGGGTCTTCCCAGTCCGGCCGCGGCGGGATTGGTGGCCGCCACGGTCATCTTTCTCAACCAGGTGGGAGCGGTCTTCCCGGTCAAGCATGTGGCCCTGGTCCTCATGATCTATCTGGTCTCCTTTCTCATGATTTCTCCGTTGCCCTACCCCAGTTTCAAGGTCCTTCGCTTCAGGGAGAGTCAGCTCACCTACTTACTTCCGGCCCTCATCCTGGCCTTTGCGGTGGTGGCCGCGGAACCCCGTATCACCCTTTTTATAGTCTTTGCCCTGTACGCCTCCTGGCCTCCCCTGAAAATCCTGGCTCTGCGCCTTGTCCGCCTTCTTTCCCCGGGATGGAGAAGGTCTTCGGAGGCCGAGCCCCGGTTTGACATCCGTAAAAATGAGGATTAAAAAGAAAGCGCAAACTTGACCAAGGGAGGAAGAGGAAATGAGTTGTAAGTGCCGTTTGCTCAACATCGGTTTTGGTAACTCGGTGGTGGCCGAAAGGGTGATTGCCATCGTGAATCCCAATTCGGCGCCCATGAAGAGGCTTCGGGAGGAGGCCAAGGAATCCAAGCGACTCATCGACGCCACGCAGGGGCGGAGGACCCGTTCCATCATCATTACGGATTCCAATCATGTGATCCTTTCGGCCATTCAGGCGGAGACCATTGCCCAGAGGCTCACCTCGGACCTCCTCAAGATGCACGAGGAGTGCGCCGAGGCCCAGACCGTTTCCGAGGAGGAAAAGGCTTCATCAAGGCGGCGCAAGAAATCCGGCTAAGTCATGGGAAAGAGGGGGCTTTTGCTGGTGGTCTCCGCCCCTTCGGGAGCGGGTAAGACGACTTTATGTCGTCTTCTTCTGGAGAGGTTCCCCTTCCGGTTTTCGGTTTCTCACACCACCCGTCCCCCGCGGCCGGGTGAGGTGCACGGGAGGGACTATTACTTCGTCTCCCGGGAGGAATTCCGGGAAATGATCCGGGAGGGGGCCTTTCTGGAGTGGGCGGAGGTGCACGGGAACCTTTACGGGACCAGTTTTTCCGAGGTGGAGAGGGCCCTTTCCGGGGAGGAGGATCTGCTTCTCGACATAGATGTGCAGGGGGCCTCGCAGGTGCGTGGACGCCTGGGGGCCCGGGCCGTTTTCGTGTTCATCCTGCCGCCCAGTCTTGAGGAACTGGAAAGACGCCTCAGGCGGCGCGGCACGGAGGACGAGGAGACCCTAAGGCGGCGCCTGGCCCGGGCCCGGGAGGAGATTCGATTTGCCCCCTGGTTCGACTATGTGGTGATTAACGACGAGGTGGAACGGGCCTTCGAGGATCTCGCGGCCATCATCCGGGCCGAAAGGTGTCGGCCCGCACGGGCCCTCTCATGAGCCGGGTGGTCTGGGGCCTTAACCCGGTCCTTGAACTCCTCAAAAGTCAGCCCGACAAGGTGGAAGAGATATGGCTGGCCGCGGCGGGGCTGAGAGGGCGTCGCTTTCGCGTTCTGGAACTGGCCCGGTCCCTGGAGATCCCGGTGAGGGTGGTCCGTGATTTCCATCCTCCCAAGGTTCCGGCAGAGGCCCGCACTCAGGGAGTAGTGGCCTATCTCAGGGAATTCGCCTACGCCTCCCTGGACGAGCTCGAGGAGAGGTTGACCCGTTCCCCGGCCCCGCTGGTGGTCTTCCTGGACGAGCTGACCGATCCGCAGAATGTGGGCTCCCTCATCCGCAGCGCGGAGGTGTTCGGGGCTCACGGGGTGGTTATTCCCAAACACCGGGCCGCGGGGGTAACCCCCACCGTGATCAAGGCCTCCGCCGGAGCGGTGTTTCACCTTCCGGTGGTGCGGGTGGTGAACCTCCG is from Thermosulfurimonas sp. F29 and encodes:
- a CDS encoding putative metalloprotease CJM1_0395 family protein, yielding MRVGPAEVRVVGNFYPSSGGRGTRPDEPAEVSRGTEGGTFRQKNPAVSDREEDWRVLMEIARLRRIDQMVRAHERAHLVAGGDIVRSGPHYVYRRGPDGKLYAVGGDVTIDTSPVPGDPEATLRKAEKIVRAALAPLDPSPQDIRVAMRAQMMAMQARLELARERMEVKGEENRS
- a CDS encoding phosphatidylserine decarboxylase → MRKIAPEAFPFLLPLAGLAGLSVLLRRPRMALVAGGLSGAVSWFFRDPHREPVLDREALVSPADGVVVTVRYLTEHEDFEGPVFRVGIFMRIFDVHVNRAPVSGRVLKVAEARGEKLPAQREEAFRRNEKRFYWFERDDGVPVLMVQVAGLLARRTVSYVRPGDEVLVGDRVGIIKFGSRVEVFFPAEGARILVREGHRVRAGETPLALIPWRNP
- the gmk gene encoding guanylate kinase; translation: MGKRGLLLVVSAPSGAGKTTLCRLLLERFPFRFSVSHTTRPPRPGEVHGRDYYFVSREEFREMIREGAFLEWAEVHGNLYGTSFSEVERALSGEEDLLLDIDVQGASQVRGRLGARAVFVFILPPSLEELERRLRRRGTEDEETLRRRLARAREEIRFAPWFDYVVINDEVERAFEDLAAIIRAERCRPARALS
- a CDS encoding YcaO-like family protein, producing MEERKLFAPSPKKVADKTKTPEETIVEVEEAFRRSGLRVFRELRRIDKGRLGIPVYISIYDLDGQKTTGNYKQMGKGATDELSRASALMELVERFSLFSFVKGRARERLSTLAELGEGTLSVEELLESVDDPEKDSRVHDLLRRVLPEVPFHMVPALDVAERRPVQIPFYWFWILYEYNGSAAGNTYAEAAVQATCELIERHVSALSHRLRAPMPEIRRESISGEGDRLCRCFERLGIRLWIRDMTYGMPVPTVAAMAMDPSTFPERSEIVYASGTGTSPERALIRTLTEIAQLAGDFDTDGRYLESALPKFADLEEASYVTDKSGELDLSDLPNIFASDHTVELETLARELRERGYRLFMVDIGHPDLNLPAVYAIIPGALFRERTRISPLYHLVRTVALYLPGNKALPIIRTLLEEVRDRYYLWGYYGKLLAEEGNAQEALRALEKALSCGPDPADRPALMAHLAEVNLRLERYAEARKAAEEGLAITDIPELWNLLGRACFKLRDYTDALAAFLRAVELEPSSAVDYANAGYCLRELGAPSEARRFFEMALSLDPTLKMAREGLEWCESRTREEGSHV
- the pssA gene encoding CDP-diacylglycerol--serine O-phosphatidyltransferase, encoding MRKIALLPHIFTTGNLFAGFFALVSALSGKITVASWAIFVAMICDVLDGRLARLTSSATRFGMEYDSLCDMVSFGVAPGLLAYEFALKPYGRYGWLAAFIYVACTALRLARFNVEEPGVKAYFKGLPSPAAAGLVAATVIFLNQVGAVFPVKHVALVLMIYLVSFLMISPLPYPSFKVLRFRESQLTYLLPALILAFAVVAAEPRITLFIVFALYASWPPLKILALRLVRLLSPGWRRSSEAEPRFDIRKNED
- the miaA gene encoding tRNA (adenosine(37)-N6)-dimethylallyltransferase MiaA, with amino-acid sequence MSWKDASDARSKKILAVVGPTGVGKTALGIELAERFGGEIVNFDSVQVYRYLDIGTAKPTPEERARVPHHLIDILEPDEPFNAAAFVERADCVIAEIVARGKVPILVGGTGLYLRALLHGLFPVEVPEELRRTLRERLKREGLSVLYQELRRRDPEAARRIHPHDRVRVLRALEVCLATGKTFSEMVRTHAFRERRYKALKIGLHLPRDELYRRLNERVDRMLEAGLLEEVKALLERGFSPELKPLQSIGYRHMIAYLKGEVSLEEAVRLMKRDTRRYAKRQLTWFRADPEVKWFLPTEREGIFAEVERFLLEV
- the rlmB gene encoding 23S rRNA (guanosine(2251)-2'-O)-methyltransferase RlmB; this translates as MSRVVWGLNPVLELLKSQPDKVEEIWLAAAGLRGRRFRVLELARSLEIPVRVVRDFHPPKVPAEARTQGVVAYLREFAYASLDELEERLTRSPAPLVVFLDELTDPQNVGSLIRSAEVFGAHGVVIPKHRAAGVTPTVIKASAGAVFHLPVVRVVNLRQAIRRLREAGLAVYGLSADAEREIPEVDLTGPVGLVVGSEGRGLREGVRRECDELIRIPMRGKIGSLNAAVAGAVALYEVLRQRVLKDTR
- a CDS encoding ASKHA domain-containing protein — protein: MARIRFLPFEVEVEAEEGENVLHAAMRVGVHINASCGGAGVCNKCRVFLEEGRARGEELPDGGYKACTLVPDTDLVVRVPVESHLDRRALLRAPKRRATAWLAAAELRAVSPEPAFRRVFLELPPPDLSDNLPDLRRLKRALRERTGTEPEAEWNLLRSLPHVLREENFRVTVGLYDHPERNLPVIRQVWPGDRSGRGLAAAVDIGTTTLCAELVDLREGRVLAETSDYNPQISYGEDVISRIEFARREKGLALLSEKVRDRVGGLIRELCEKAGVAPEDLDLVSLAGNTVMTHLFLGLEPRFLRESPYVPVAAFYPPVPARELGLPVAEGAMAEFAPSVASYVGGDIVAGVVATGFFEEEPLTLFIDIGTNGEIVVGNRDFLACAACSAGPAFEGGGIRHGMRATSGAIEAVHINPHTLEPMILTIGGKRAKGICGSGIIALLANLFLTGLVDRSGKYRRDLDHPRLREGRDGWEYVVVWAEESATGEDIVFTEADIDNLIRAKGAMFAGYQTLLESVGLSVEAVERVILAGNFGSYLDLEQAITIGLLPDLPRDRFFFAGNSSLLGARLMALSRKYREKAVEVARMMTHFELSAHPGYMDYYMSALFLPHTNIEFFPSVKEKLEE
- a CDS encoding DUF370 domain-containing protein; translation: MSCKCRLLNIGFGNSVVAERVIAIVNPNSAPMKRLREEAKESKRLIDATQGRRTRSIIITDSNHVILSAIQAETIAQRLTSDLLKMHEECAEAQTVSEEEKASSRRRKKSG
- the mnmA gene encoding tRNA 2-thiouridine(34) synthase MnmA; translation: MIAVAISGGVDSAFAAWALSRTQKVFLLHGLFVPEASDPERPLRIAEFLGLPLRVVDLRREFRERVIRYFREAYARGLTPNPCVICNREIKFGLLLAKARELGAERLATGHYARVVYDANLKRYLLLKGRDPRKDQSYFLHQLSQEALSRVVFPLGKLLKEEVVREAVRIGLFNLTAPESQEVCFIRGDYRELFADLDFPPGDIVTVDGRVVGRHRGLYAYTVGQRRGLGLRLGRPYYVVRLDARRNRVVVGEKKDLFCRSFLVGGVNFIYPLDPGRPFRAEVRIRYRHREAPAEVQPLADGLYRVIWERPQKAVTPGQFAVFYRGDLVLGGGEILPEEDDGQDQVSSV
- a CDS encoding NIL domain-containing protein, whose product is MYKRGLVLRFPAEVVDQPIVWRLVKDFDLSFNILKATILPGKEGIMVMELSGHPKKVSQGLEYLRGLGVEVRPIGQEIRRREDLCIHCGSCTAVCPTGALSVNRETMEVVFDPDRCSACGMCVTACVVRAMEVRLEREAL